The following proteins are encoded in a genomic region of Triticum dicoccoides isolate Atlit2015 ecotype Zavitan chromosome 1B, WEW_v2.0, whole genome shotgun sequence:
- the LOC119328714 gene encoding axoneme-associated protein mst101(3)-like has protein sequence MAGGRNRRGAGAEELRIGSGNVFAALETLKKKKPAAAEKKQAPVVEKPEVFWAPAPLTAKSWADVEDDDDDDYFATTAPLCPVREAQGDDADAGHEDDKEHSALEQEIESEDDSLDDEVDAAAEDEHEAGDAVPSEPAVQKAVAPLVPPKDTERQLSKKELKKKELEELDAVLAELGISYESSNATQDETNDKEGMGQAAEAGKKEDASAPLESKTSKKKKAKKDKSSKEAEETLDQNNVVDNAAGVEPDEDVASVDVKERIKKIASMKKKKSSKEMDAAAKIAASEAAARRAKLVAAKKKDKNHYNQQPLR, from the exons ATGGCCGGGGGAAGGAACAGGAGAGGGGCCGGCGCCGAGGAGCTGAGGATCGGCAGCGGCAACGTGTTTGCGGCGCTCGAGACGctcaagaagaagaagccagcggcAGCCGAGAAGAAGCAGGCGCCGGTGGTGGAAAAGCCGGAGGTGTTCTGGGCGCCCGCGCCGCTCACGGCCAAGTCCTGGGCCGACGTTgaggacgatgacgatgacgactaCTTCGCCACCACCGCCCCGCTGTGCCCCGTGCGGGAGGCCCAGGGGGACGACGCTGATGCCGGCCACGAGGACGACAAGGAGCACTCTGCCCTTGAACAG GAAATTGAGAGTGAAGATGATAGCCTTGATGATGAGGTTGATGCTGCTGCTGAGGATGAACATGAAGCAGGAGATGCTGTCCCTTCTGAGCCGGCAGTTCAGAAAGCTGTAGCTCCACTAGTACCTCCTAAAGATACCGAAAGACAGCTCTCCAAGAAGGAGTTAAAGAAAAAGGAGTTGGAAGAGCTTGATGCTGTATTGGCTGAGTTGGGAATTTCATATGAATCAAGTAATGCTactcaagatgaaacaaatg ACAAGGAAGGTATGGGCCAGGCTGCTGAAGCAGGGAAAAAGGAAGATGCATCCGCTCCTCTGGAGAGTAAGACCTCCAAGAAGAAGAAAGCTAAGAAAGACAAGTCTTCAAAGGAGGCAGAAGAAACACTGGATCAGAACAATGTGGTCGACAATGCTGCTGGTGTAGAACCTGATGAAGATGTTGCTTCAGTGGATGTCAAGGAGCGCATAAAGAAAATAGCATCAATGAAGAAAAAGAAATCGAGCAAAGAGATGGACGCAGCAGCAAAGATTGCAGCATCTGAGGCGGCCGCTAGGAGAGCAAAGCTTGTGGCAGCGAAGAAGAAAGACAAGAACCACTATAATCAGCAGCCCCTGCGGTGA